The following proteins are encoded in a genomic region of Corylus avellana chromosome ca4, CavTom2PMs-1.0:
- the LOC132177441 gene encoding transcription factor bHLH77-like isoform X2 — protein sequence MEKENLTPPSWATGNFGMGIQPNELNCAPDNLHNYYFNPNWDNSMDQSDPFESALSSIVSSPAASNAAAIPGGGGGDGLMIRELIGRLGSICNSGEISPQAYIAGNNNNNNNSTNTSCYSTPLNSPPKLNLSMMDSQIRGNLPFNGSHLPSHSSLAPFSADPGFAERAAKFSCFGNTSCIGLNETELRYRLMAGMESGKMSNASSNQSFKAAGSQIPVHENNKSSPQEGNLAADRKFSRLSRPSTPENGELGDSREGSSVSEQIPVGEVSTKVDSEANARKRKSISRGKAKESTPSTPSAKDAKAASENDESSAKRSKQDEEGGHEKDGAKAKTKAEPKAAGEGNQKQNKDNSKAPEPPKDYIHVRARRGQATDSHSLAERVRREKISERMKFLQDLVPGCNKVTGKAIMLDEIINYVQSLQRQVEFLSMKLATVNPRMDFNNDAHLSKDIFQSRGALPHSLYPLDSVMAAFPYGFQPQQMPALHSAAIAGGAENQFQVNSLNAALRRNSTDGFGEATPPQVPGLWEDDLQSVVQMGFGQNQQQSFHGSQMKVEL from the exons ATGGAGAAGGAGAACTTGACACCACCCAGTTGGGCTACTGGCAATTTTGGCATGGGAATCCAGCCCAACGAGCTGAATTGTGCTCCTGACAACCTTCACAACTACTATTTCAATCCCAATTGGGATAATTCAATGGATCAGAGCGATCCCTTTGAGTCTGCCTTGAGCTCCATTGTGTCTTCCCCTGCAGCTTCCAATGCCGCTGCCATTCCCGGTGGCGGTGGCGGCGATGGCCTAATGATCAGGGAACTGATTGGAAGACTAGGAAGCATATGCAACTCCGGCGAGATTTCGCCGCAGGCTTACATTGCtggcaacaacaacaacaacaacaatagtACTAACACGTCTTGTTACAGTACCCCTTTGAATTCCCCTCCCAAGCTCAATCTCTCAATGATGGACTCACAGATCCGAGGGAATCTGCCGTTCAACGGCAGCCATTTACCATCTCATTCAAGCCTGGCACCCTTTTCAGCAGACCCTGGATTCGCTGAAAGGGCTGCAAAATTTTCATGCTTTGGGAATACAAGTTGTATCGGGTTGAATGAAACTGAATTGCGTTACAGATTGATGGCTGGAATGGAATCCGGCAAGATGTCGAACGCTTCGAGCAACCAGTCATTTAAGGCTGCTGGATCTCAGATACCCGTTCATGAAAACAACAAGAGCTCGCCGCAGGAAGGAAATTTGGCCGCCGATAGGAAATTCAGTAGGTTATCAAGGCCTTCGACGCCTGAAAATGGAGAATTGGGCGATTCCAGGGAAGGATCTTCGGTGTCTGAACAGATCCCGGTTGGGGAAGTAAGCACCAAAGTTGACAGCGAAGCCAATGCGAGGAAAAGGAAATCCATTTCAAGAGGAAAGGCGAAAGAATCAACCCCTTCCACTCCCTCAGCTAAAGATGCCAAG GCTGCTTCGGAGAATGACGAATCGAGTGCGAAGAGAAGCAAACAAGATGAAGAAGGTGGACATGAAAAGGATGGCGCAAAGGCAAAGACAAAGGCAGAGCCAAAAGCTGCAGGGGAGGGGAATCAGAAACAAAATAAGGATAATTCAAAGGCTCCGGAGCCACCAAAGGACTACATTCATGTCAGAGCCAGGAGGGGCCAAGCTACGGATAGCCATAGTCTTGCCGAAAGA gttaggagagagaaaatcagTGAAAGGATGAAGTTCCTTCAGGATCTTGTTCCCGGTTGCAATAAG gTCACCGGCAAGGCAATTATGCTGGATGAGATTATAAATTATGTGCAGTCGTTGCAACGTCAGGTTGAG TTTCTTTCAATGAAATTGGCGACCGTGAATCCGAGGATGGATTTCAACAACGATGCTCATTTGTCCAAGGAT ATATTTCAATCTCGTGGAGCTTTGCCACACAGCCTTTACCCATTGGATTCAGTGATGGCGGCTTTCCCATATGGATTCCAGCCCCAGCAAATGCCGGCCTTGCATAGCGCCGCCATTGCCGGTGGGGCAGAGAACCAATTCCAAGTAAACTCTTTGAACGCTGCTCTGCGGCGAAATTCCACCGACGGATTCGGTGAAGCCACCCCCCCACAG GTTCCAGGACTCTGGGAGGATGATCTCCAAAGTGTAGTTCAGATGGGGTTTGGGCAGAATCAGCAGCAGAGCTTCCATG GCTCCCAGATGAAAGTTGAGCTGTAA
- the LOC132177441 gene encoding transcription factor bHLH77-like isoform X1 — MEKENLTPPSWATGNFGMGIQPNELNCAPDNLHNYYFNPNWDNSMDQSDPFESALSSIVSSPAASNAAAIPGGGGGDGLMIRELIGRLGSICNSGEISPQAYIAGNNNNNNNSTNTSCYSTPLNSPPKLNLSMMDSQIRGNLPFNGSHLPSHSSLAPFSADPGFAERAAKFSCFGNTSCIGLNETELRYRLMAGMESGKMSNASSNQSFKAAGSQIPVHENNKSSPQEGNLAADRKFSRLSRPSTPENGELGDSREGSSVSEQIPVGEVSTKVDSEANARKRKSISRGKAKESTPSTPSAKDAKAASENDESSAKRSKQDEEGGHEKDGAKAKTKAEPKAAGEGNQKQNKDNSKAPEPPKDYIHVRARRGQATDSHSLAERVRREKISERMKFLQDLVPGCNKVTGKAIMLDEIINYVQSLQRQVEFLSMKLATVNPRMDFNNDAHLSKDIFQSRGALPHSLYPLDSVMAAFPYGFQPQQMPALHSAAIAGGAENQFQVNSLNAALRRNSTDGFGEATPPQVPGLWEDDLQSVVQMGFGQNQQQSFHAGSQMKVEL, encoded by the exons ATGGAGAAGGAGAACTTGACACCACCCAGTTGGGCTACTGGCAATTTTGGCATGGGAATCCAGCCCAACGAGCTGAATTGTGCTCCTGACAACCTTCACAACTACTATTTCAATCCCAATTGGGATAATTCAATGGATCAGAGCGATCCCTTTGAGTCTGCCTTGAGCTCCATTGTGTCTTCCCCTGCAGCTTCCAATGCCGCTGCCATTCCCGGTGGCGGTGGCGGCGATGGCCTAATGATCAGGGAACTGATTGGAAGACTAGGAAGCATATGCAACTCCGGCGAGATTTCGCCGCAGGCTTACATTGCtggcaacaacaacaacaacaacaatagtACTAACACGTCTTGTTACAGTACCCCTTTGAATTCCCCTCCCAAGCTCAATCTCTCAATGATGGACTCACAGATCCGAGGGAATCTGCCGTTCAACGGCAGCCATTTACCATCTCATTCAAGCCTGGCACCCTTTTCAGCAGACCCTGGATTCGCTGAAAGGGCTGCAAAATTTTCATGCTTTGGGAATACAAGTTGTATCGGGTTGAATGAAACTGAATTGCGTTACAGATTGATGGCTGGAATGGAATCCGGCAAGATGTCGAACGCTTCGAGCAACCAGTCATTTAAGGCTGCTGGATCTCAGATACCCGTTCATGAAAACAACAAGAGCTCGCCGCAGGAAGGAAATTTGGCCGCCGATAGGAAATTCAGTAGGTTATCAAGGCCTTCGACGCCTGAAAATGGAGAATTGGGCGATTCCAGGGAAGGATCTTCGGTGTCTGAACAGATCCCGGTTGGGGAAGTAAGCACCAAAGTTGACAGCGAAGCCAATGCGAGGAAAAGGAAATCCATTTCAAGAGGAAAGGCGAAAGAATCAACCCCTTCCACTCCCTCAGCTAAAGATGCCAAG GCTGCTTCGGAGAATGACGAATCGAGTGCGAAGAGAAGCAAACAAGATGAAGAAGGTGGACATGAAAAGGATGGCGCAAAGGCAAAGACAAAGGCAGAGCCAAAAGCTGCAGGGGAGGGGAATCAGAAACAAAATAAGGATAATTCAAAGGCTCCGGAGCCACCAAAGGACTACATTCATGTCAGAGCCAGGAGGGGCCAAGCTACGGATAGCCATAGTCTTGCCGAAAGA gttaggagagagaaaatcagTGAAAGGATGAAGTTCCTTCAGGATCTTGTTCCCGGTTGCAATAAG gTCACCGGCAAGGCAATTATGCTGGATGAGATTATAAATTATGTGCAGTCGTTGCAACGTCAGGTTGAG TTTCTTTCAATGAAATTGGCGACCGTGAATCCGAGGATGGATTTCAACAACGATGCTCATTTGTCCAAGGAT ATATTTCAATCTCGTGGAGCTTTGCCACACAGCCTTTACCCATTGGATTCAGTGATGGCGGCTTTCCCATATGGATTCCAGCCCCAGCAAATGCCGGCCTTGCATAGCGCCGCCATTGCCGGTGGGGCAGAGAACCAATTCCAAGTAAACTCTTTGAACGCTGCTCTGCGGCGAAATTCCACCGACGGATTCGGTGAAGCCACCCCCCCACAG GTTCCAGGACTCTGGGAGGATGATCTCCAAAGTGTAGTTCAGATGGGGTTTGGGCAGAATCAGCAGCAGAGCTTCCATG CAGGCTCCCAGATGAAAGTTGAGCTGTAA